The Labrus bergylta chromosome 23, fLabBer1.1, whole genome shotgun sequence genome includes the window TCACCAGCACCACCGAGTCCAGCTTGAACTTCCCGTGTTTGTACTCGATGCGCAGGTTGGTGGGACCCGCGGACGTCATGGCCGAGATGGTGAACAGGTAATCCCTCTGAGAGCTGTCCCGCACCAAGAAGGTCCCCTCAGAAGAGTCCTGCAGGATCTCTTTAGCCTCGTTAGCCGTCAAACTGCCCCAGTACCAACCTGAgccaggagaaagagagagagagagagagagagttaagagtgtgtgtgtgtgtgtgtgtgtgtgtgtgtgtgtgtgtgtgtgtgtgtgtgtgtgtgtgtgtgtgtgtgtgtgtgtgtgtgtgtgtgtgtgtgtgtgtgtgtgtgtgtgtgctcataaTCAGAGCATATGTGTGAAGTTTGAAAGCGGTCGGTCTGCAGGTCCACTGAGCGGATATTAAGATGGACCAGGGAACCAAGACCTCCTCTGACCTCGTATCTTCCAGCTCATCTACAAGGTGGGAGGTTATTTAGCTCAAGAAAATAACATATTCCCACAGGCGGCCATGTTGCCATGATGTCACACTCAGGGTGGGAAACTCACGGCCAATTAGAAACGAACAGCTGAGTGTTGATTTTAACCCCAAACATTGAAAGTCATTCTGGATTAAAAGAAAAcctgtgttcctcaggtgtgatAAAGAGCGTAcctgtgttcctcaggtgtgatAAAGAGCGTAcctgtgttcctcaggtgtgatAAAGAGCGTAcctgtgttcctcaggtgtgatAAAAAGCGTAcctgtgttcctcaggtgtgatAAAGAGCGTAcctgtgttcctcaggtgtgatAAAGAGCGTAcctgtgttcctcaggtgtgatAAAGAGCGTAcctgtgttcctcaggtgtgatAAAGAGCGTAcctgtgttcctcaggtgtgatAAAAAGCGTAcctgtgttcctcaggtgtgatAAAGAGCGTAcctgtgttcctcaggtgtgatAAAGAGCGTAcctgtgttcctcaggtgtgatAAAGAGCGTACCTGTGTTCCTCAGGTCTTTCATGGCCAGCGCGATGCGGCTCTCGTCTGATTCCACAGCCCTCGAGTTGTTGTCGGCTCGTCTCTCGCTCTCGATGCTCTCTGTGGACTCGGAGGACTGGCAGGTCATTGGACCGCTCCAACCTTCAGCCTAGAGTTAGGCCTGCAGCTCAGAcatgggagggaggggggcaggggggggcTGAGGGGGGGAACCTGGTCTGCAGGGTcctgcaaacaaataaaaaacccaTCAGAGCGCTCAGACTGCGGCTGCTTTAAATTAATCtatttagctgttttcacatctgaaataaccccccccccccactggctccaggtgaattctcctgataatatcctgctgcgttcctagcggttatgttgtgtGCCCCATATACAGAAGCTATAGTTGCAGCGGCCaagggttcgaatccgacctctgacctttgctgCAAGTcgccccccaccctctctctctctctcttcagctgtctgatCCACTGAAGgctaaaaggcccaaaaatatctttgaaagacagaaagaacattttcagtttatTGAGTAAAAAAAGGCGAACGTGTGACTTTCCTGGGAGGGAGAAGGTCCCAGCTGTGACGGGGTTAACACAAACTCAAATTCTGTGTATTTACTCAAACTGGACACCTCCTTCCTCGAACTCAGCGTTCCTGACAATGACCTCTTTTGTTCCTTCACATTCCTGCCTTTAAACACGACTCTCTGTTTATTACAGACCTGCACGCCGAGAAACTTGTTACACGCAGAATCACTGAGATGTAAATCACTCCCTGTACTGTACGGATAATTCCAAACGTCAGCTGGTGAACGGGACAGAGACCTCACAgagctcggggggggggggggggggctttggaATTGAATTTGGTATGACGCAGCAGTTTTTATCTCGCACACACCTTCCtggaaaaataaacagattgcAGATAAGACGACAGAGCGGCCTCTTTACTCTCGCTTTAGAGGGGCTGATGCATCTCTTCATTATCACAGAAATAATGACTCGCTCGATTTAACTGCCGACCATGAAAAAAGCACCAACAAGGATATCATTATTCTCCCGCATGTCAGCACGCGGCCGCAGATACACCTCGAATAGATTTAAGTTTTGATGTTAAACATGAAACGAGTTCTATCTGGTGTGCAGGATCCAAAGTTGGGCGGTCACGAGCAGAGACACTcgttattgatttgatttgattattgtgTGAAGCATAAACGATCGACCCAAAACAGGCTTACAAGACACCGTTATTAATAAGATCCAACTGATACGGGATCTTTAAGGGCAGATATCGATCTCAAAATCAGGAAGATACGATAAATCGGCCGATATCTAtcttcaatctgtagagataaacaaacacatccctcagttatcaaacacttgtggaaaagatttataaagaagacaagatggccgctcaactggaaagtaactgagcatgtacgtgcagagtgatgatgcttgttgtagcgccctctgctggtgaaagagagaTGCTAGTGTAACacaataaaactcaaattaaatgttatt containing:
- the socs2 gene encoding suppressor of cytokine signaling 2 → MTCQSSESTESIESERRADNNSRAVESDESRIALAMKDLRNTGWYWGSLTANEAKEILQDSSEGTFLVRDSSQRDYLFTISAMTSAGPTNLRIEYKHGKFKLDSVVLVKPKLKQFDSVVHLVEHYVHLSRSTDRAAAAAAATNPQASTAPNGTVQLLLTKPVYTATPALQHLCRIAINRRTRRVQDLPLPNRLKDYLTDYSYHV